The genomic window TGGATCCATGATCCAACGTCCCAGGAAGTCCAGTAGCATGAAAGCACGGGAGGGCTGGAAGCACATGATCCTCTTCCCCCTATACAACTATGGTACAATATTACCACCCAGACCCAGTTCACAAAATCAGCCGGCTAAGATAACACAAAGATACGATAAAGTAAATTTCAAAAAAGAAAAGGATACGATAAAGTAAAGCCGACATGCGACGCTGTGATCTGATTAGTACAGCATTAATTATACCCAGTGGGATCATTCCTTTGATGGAAACAGGTATTCATAGCAGCAGGATACCAAATGGATGTTTTCCCGTTTTTCCCGTCCGGGATATTTTTCCGCCGATCAAACAGCGCAAGCTCCAGCAGGAGAGAACCATTTTGGACACATCGAAACGAATCCAGCGGCGAACAGGAACCAGCCAGGCGGCAGGCAAGCGGGGTCCGCGCGCCACGCTGCGTGACGCGGACCCGCCGACGGCGTGGCCCACCGGACAGCCCCTCCGCCCACTCCACCTCCCCGCGCCCCCTCCCGCCtggctcctcctccacctcgctggccgcgcgcctcccccctgggTATATAATCCTCCCCGCGACACACGCCCACGCACCGCCCCCACACACGCGCCACCGCAGACGCAACCCGCCGCACGGCCCAGAACCAACCTACCGACCCAACGAACGAGGCACGGCGCGAGCCCCCACCCCACCGCACCGCACCGCCCCGCCTCGCGCccttcagccgccgccgccgtgccctccGTCCCGCTGCTCCGGCCGGTAGGCCGTCGTGGGTCCCACGGGGATCGTGCGCGCGAGGGAGGAGGCGGAGGGGCAGGGGCAGGGGGGCGCGACCGGCGACGCGCGAGGGGCGGCTGGaggcggaggagggagggaggggatgGAGAAGTACGAGGCGGTGCGGGACATCGGGTCGGGCAACTTCGGGGTGGCGCGGCTGATGCGCAACCGCGAGACCCGCGAGCTCGTCGCCGTCAAGTGCATCGAGCGCGGCCACCGGGTTCGTTCGTCTGTCTTCCTCCCCCCGTCCTCtccgtttatttatttatttttgtactACATACATACAAGGAGGAGTAATTGGGCTGGCTGGCTTGCTTGCTTGTCCGGCGGGAGGTGGATTAATTGCCGTTTTGGGGATCTGTGCCCTGCAGATTGACGAGAATGTCTACAGGGAGATCATCAACCACCGCTCGCTGCGCCACCCCAACATCATCCGCTTCAAGGAGGTTCGTGCAAAAATTCGTCCACATGGGCCAGTTCTCTGTTTTTTAAAACAAAATTTTCGCGTTTCTGAACACAAATCGTTGGATGTTTACGGGGTAGGAATGGCGCGGATGCTTTTTTTTTTCCTGTGAAAAATTCTCTTAACTGCATGTGGTGAGGAATCTTCGATTGCTACCTAATGTTTGATACCTCCcttcttttttcccctttcctgATTTCGCTTTACACAAGCCCCTTGTATATTTGTGTGGTTTGGGCATGGATTCTCATGTTACAGATGCATGTCGCCGAGAGACACCTTCTCCGTGGCAATTATTCACCTGAAACATAAAGGCGTATCTTTCTGTTTGCATTGTAATAGCACAAACTTTTGATGGAAGAAGGAATCAGATTGTGCTTTTAGCTTTATTATTTACTTGTTCCTTATCACAACCACGCGTCCACACACATGATTTTAATTAGTTGTTCCGGGGAAAAATTCTCCAGGTGGTACTGACGCCAACAAATCTTATGATTGTCATGGAGTTCGCAGCAGGTGGGGAGCTGTTTGAGCGAATCTGTGATCGTGGGCGGTTCAGTGAGGATGAGGTCTCGTGATTTATTCCTCAATTTTATAATCTTATGGATTTGGGTGGAGGAGCTATACTTAATCTGGTTTTGCTTCACGCAGGCAAGGTATTTCTTTCAGCAGTTGATCTGTGGTGTGAGCTACTGCCATCACATGGTACGAACACGCAAGCAAGAGTATTGttataataatttacatcccaCTTTCCTTAAGCACAAATGACTAGTGTGCCTACTGTTTCACCTTTCAAGTTTCTTTTATGTTTCACGGCTGGTTTCACTGTTAACCTTCTGCTGTCTTATGTATGAGCCAAGATCTAGTGTACTGTATTTCTATTAACTTGATTCTCGGGACAATCTTGTCATATGCCAGCAAATATGCCATAGAGATTTGAAGCTGGAGAATGTTCTCTTGGATGGCAGTGCAGCTCCACGGCTCAAAATATGCGATTTCGGCTACTCCAAGGTTGTCCCTGAACCCACTTATTGAACCTTCAAGTTATCGATGTCTATATTCTCACAGAAACTGTTCTTCCCATTTCTGGATCAGTCATCAGTATTGCATTCAAGGCCCAAATCAGCAGTGGGGACGCCAGCATATATTGCACCAGAGGTGCTATCCcgccgtgagtatgatggaaaggtgagtttgtaattttttattgttttacATTTACCGTATCTGGTTTCTGTTAGTCCTTTTGCAAGATAATCTGTTAGGTCATTAGAACAAACCTCTTTTCTAGGCATTGTATGTGCAAATATCTCTTTCATCTTGTGGTTttcactagtgtcaaaaaacatcttacatatGGGACGGAGTAGTATGCAAGTTTTACTCATGATTTCACTGAAATTATGAGTATTTGGCCATTTCGCCAAGCCTTTCTGATTGGTTAAATAGTCGGTGTCTTGACACTATTTAAACTTCTCCATTGAAACCATTTAGTGGATGCACTTGCGTCATGATTGTGACGTTACATATGCTTGGCCCCTCAATTTAATCAAAAGTCCGGTTGAATGACGGGCACTCCAAGGCTAAAGGAGTACCTTCCAAAAGCTTGCATTATCTGAAAATATTTTAGGAAATACCTGATATTTGGCTTTATTTAAATTGTGATTGACAATACATTATATTATATTTAAAAAATACCACAAATATTGGACAAACAGATTATCTGAAATTCTCTCGGCAAGCTTCTGTTTGATGAGGAGTCATTGTCAGCATTAAGTACTGGAACATCTTCTGTTTGGTTTGTCGAGGTAAGATGTACAACAAAGGATGTTGACATCGGAAAAGTGGAGTGGGCTATTAGTGAATGCAGATCATCCATCCACAAAATAGGTTCTTATCCTCTAGATTCTACATGTTTCTAGATACGATTCACCTTTTAACTGTTAATGGAGTTTTtggattctactccctccgtcctataatgtgtagtgtcaaaaaacgtcttatattatgggacggagtagtagtttCTTGTTTAGATCACTTCGTCGCAAAATAGGTAGGTTTGCCCGTTAACAAAGTAAGTTCAGACGGCCCCTGTCTGGCAAATTTTCTGCAGCCTACTTTCCTGCCTTGCTGTTTGCTTCTATTGAATTCATTGTATTTTGTGAAGTCTAAATTTTAGAGCATGGTAAATGCACCTAGATCTACAGAACCACTACCAATTACATACATGCAAGGATGTCTAATTCCCGTCCACATTGTAGGAAATGTGATGACATGGCTTCCTTGATACAAAGATGTATTGTAttggcatatactccctccgttccaaaatagatggctcaactttgtactaactttattctaaagttagtacaaagtcgagtcatctattttggaacggagggggtaTTATGCAAATGTTGGGCTGTATTCCATAGCTTTTCACGGGAATGGAGAACTGTAGCATTGGCATGCCTGTTTCACTTAGTTTTTGCCATGTTGGTGCTTCCCTGATTGAACCAGCGACTGTGGGAGTGGTGGGTGGATTCATACACGTGACTATGCTCCATCAAATGAAGCCAGTTATTTTGCTTTAATCATTATTCATGGCTACCAGGCTAGTATAATTTATAAGTTGGTTTTGCTGATCAAGGCGATGATCCTTGTGGTTAATTTGTAAGTTCAGTCTTCAGTGTGCCAGCACACTGAAACTTCAATAACGCAAGGAAGAACCTTTAGGCTAAATGAATAACGCAACAACAGAACAGAAGTACAAAACTGCACTAGAACTGCATGATTACGATGCTTTATCTTGACACTGCAGAGTCAACACAATTTTCCTGTGCGGTTACTGAATATGAAGTTTAGCATCCTACAATAAACCATGCCAATCATATAGTCGCGCAAGAGATTGTCAGATGTCGGTCCTGAACTTTGTAGGTCTTCCAATGGATATTAGCTAGTATCTAGTGACATGAGAGTATTCTTCAGCTATACTAATTAGCAGCAATGGATCTTTTTAATGTAGCTTGCAGATGTGTGGTCTTGTGGGGTGACTCTTTACGTCATGCTTGTGGGAGGCTATCCATTTGAAGACCAGGATGACCCCAAGAATATACGCAAGACCATTCAGGTGACATTCTAGAATTATGCGACACAGATTTATCCTATTATGGGTCGCGGTATTTCCTTTTGCATGTCACATGACTCTCATTATGGCCACTCTTCATCTACAGCGAATAATGTCCGTGCAATATACCATACCTGATCATGTCCACATATCCATGGAATGCCGACAGCTTATGGCCCGTATCTTTGTTAACGTCCCATCGAAGGTAATGATCTCAATCTGTATCTTTTGCCTTCTTCTTTTTAGGAAGTCACCATGTTTCATAGCAAGTGACATAGGGTTGACATGATAATTTGAATGCTGTCCAGAGAATCACAATGAGGGAGATAAAGAATCACCCATGGTTCCTGAAGAACCTACCAAGGGAGCTCACAGAGACAGCGCAGGCCATGTACTTCAGGAGGGATAACGCGGTGCCTTCTTTCTCGGAGCAGACTTCAGAAGAGATCATGAAGATCGTCCAGGAGGCAAGGACCATGCCGAAGTCATCCAGGCCAAGCTATGGTTGGGGCGATGAGGGTTCGGACGACGaggaagagaaggaagaggaagagagaccagaagtggcggaggaggaagaggaggatgagTACGACAAGAGGGTCAAGGAGGTTCATGCAAGCGGAGAGCTCCGCATGAGCTCGCTACGCATATCATGAAAGTATGCGGAGTAAGTTACCTGTAGATAATCGGCCTATCGTGGAACTTCTGCGCTCAGTGGGATGTGCAATTTTGTGGAAGTTTGCTTCTGTTTGGTTTTGGTTCGTGTAACATAATTTACATGGGACAATGGCCAATGGGGCTTGATGAATGCTGTAATATTTGGCTCTTGGCAGAGAAACTTATGTACATATAAAGCGTATGCTTGTATTCCCTGTGACCGGGAGAAATAGCTCGCCTCAGGCTGTCCAGCGGTTCATGTTTAAAGCATGCCGACGAATTCTGTGGTTCGCCCTAAAACTGGAAATTTGTGCTATTTAGTGGAGAAGTAGCAGGATCAGTGCTTGAAGTGGTCCTTACTAAAAGAAAACGTTCTTTACTTGCAATGCCAGGCGCAAGCAACTTGCGTTGTGAATGCCGCTGGCGCCAGCGTGGGTGTTAAGGTGGATACACCCTCTTCAGAATGTCCCTTGCCTACTTTTGGTACAACAGTTTAGTTCCTTCCACCAACCCATCCTAAACCGCAGCTACAGCTATGGTTACAGCATCACAGTTCACAGGGGCCAACGAGCTAGCACCAGCACATACCTCCGACGATATGCTTCTATCACGGAGATGCTCCATTTCACAGTTGCTGCTCGATTTGCAACAAAATTTAACTAGTCGATATAGAAAGTAAAAAGAACCAATATGCTCTGTGCACAAGTACAACTATGGTTATAGCATCACAGGGGCCTTCACAGGCTACACTGCATGCCCCTCTTTCTTGGAACATCAACATAGCATGGcaaagtaaaaaaaaaaaaaaaaaaaacgaagATGCACGCTGTTCAGCTATGTTTAGATAGAATTACAGGAGCCTTCGCAGAATACACTGCATGCACTATTTCCTTTGAACATCAACACAGCATGGCATATAGCATATCATGGATTCAATAATTAGCCGTGAGCTTACAAAATACAACATGAATCACAAGCTATTCCTACTGCATGGACCCACTGTACTGCTTATTTACTCATCAGCAACAACCTCTGGCTGGGGCCCCGAAGTTACCTACGTTGAGGTGAACTGAATGCCACGGAGACGACAGGAACCGACATGTTCAGTGCCAATGTCTCAGGTGAGATGAGATCACAACTGTACTTCAACATATGCTTTGCCCGGTTATCGTTTCTATCAGCTAGCATGGATTAGTATTGTACTATTATTACTATCATAGTATACACTTGCACTTCAAAAAAAGTGAGATGACACTATAAAAACTAGTCAGTCACCTTTCGCGATCACAACAAACACGTCGTCCAGAGACCACTTCTTAATCTCCGACTTGTGCTCTGGATTAATGATTGCCTCATCGGTGTTTGCGAGCCGGTAGCCGATCACAATCTCGTCTCTCTCACGAGCCCTCACCATTATGTCCAGGAAACTCAACTCCTCTTGTTCGTACAGGTAAAACTCAGCAGACCGTATGCACATCTCGTTGCCCTGTACCACAGGATTACCAGGGTCAGATCTAAGGCAGGTCACTCACTGGGTAGTTAACTTTAAAAACTATCATCTGGTACGTCATTAAATAGAGATGCTTCAAGTCATTGTTAACTGGTAAGTGTGGCTTGTACACATAGATTGTGGAAACAGCATGTTATTGCAATATTAAAGCACAATTAAAATTATGTCACAATTTAGATAGTACCTCCTCAGCAAAAAGTTCCTCAAGAACTCTGTTGATTTGCTTGTCTTCTGCTACCATTGCTAATGCCATACTGACAAGTTCATTTGACAGGACGTAATCGCTGATTTTGGAGACAGATACAAGGTTTCTAGTTCTTGAGTCCAGTATCTCACTGATTATTATTGATTTGTCCGATGCATGCTGCATCTTCCGAATCCAGGAGCTGTGAGAGAAGCCATTGTGATGTAGAGGTGATTTTGACTCCTTCGACGGAAGACGTTTGGACTACAGAAGAAGGTATATATCAGTAATGCAGCGGTCGTCTACCTGTGCACTGtcagttatactccctccgttcggaattacttgtcgtagaaatggatgtatctagatgtattttagttctagatgcattcatttccgagacaagtaattccgaacggagggagtatatgctacaGCCAGGCTGCTTGTTGCTTACCTGAACGTCACGAATTAGAAGAAGTGTAGCTAAGGACCGTGAATCTGATTGTACAATGGAGTCCTCCACTGACTCATCTGCAAGAATTAAAATCTGTGGTTTCAAAGTTAGCAATGGGTGTATTTCAGCATAGGTAAACTGAGAATAGAAGAAATGCGAGCCAAGATGACTAACTATTTTGGACAACATTGACGGTTTCATGAAACAATCATTGTTTGAATAGAAACTAGTACTATATTTGTCTCTATGATAGGGCATATACTCACAGAATCAAAGGTCTCAAGAGGCAAGCTTTCTAAGTGCCGCCTGATGACAGCATTCCCTTCTTTGTGTACAAGTTTAATGTTTGTTAGTCCAAGAATATCCATACCACCGTCAGTCAGTTTTGTCTCCCTCGCCTTCTCTGGCACCTCATTGAACATCCACAATTCAGAACCTGGAGCAAGAAATGCTTCTAGAACCTACACAACAGCGCCAACATTCATATCCAAAATGTGCGTAAACGTACATCGATCCTGCCAAAATGCGCAGGTTAACTTACCATTATCATATCGTGGATGTCACGTCGCCAACCACAGAACAAAATTTTCTCTGGATATTTAGGAGGGGTGGGAACGTTAGGTAGAAAACCCTTATGCACCTGGCAAGAAATAACATAGATCAAATAAAAATCTAAGTGAATAGAATTTTTTTATTGGGAAGTATGACAGGCTTGATGATAGTTGATACAAAGAGACCATAACTCAGAAAATTAACCTCTGGTAGAGGAGCAGGTGCATAAGTATCATCATCTTCTGCTATAACAAGGATCTCATCACCTTCTCTTAAAACATAATCATCATCCGGATTCATTAATATACTTCCAAATCTTGACGCAAGCTTCACTCCACAGGGCACAGCATCAGGGAATGAGATTAACACATCCCCAAACCGCATGCCATCCAATTCTGGCCATCTTTTTATATAGAACTCTGCATTTTCGAATCCCAAAATATCCTCCCATATCTGCAAAAGAATATGGTGGGTTAGCAATCATGTAGATACATCCCGGGCAAAAATACAGGACCAAACAGCATTGCAGTTTAGTATGCCAGGCTCAAagattttgtttcttttctttcttacTGGAGAACCAAGTGTTACATTGAAATGTACCTGTGCCAAGCCAGGTTGGAGTGCACACTGTATCATCAAACGTCCAATGACATCATGGGCAACAACTGTTTCAATTAGTTCACCTCCAACCAATTTCACCAAAGGTTCATTGTCAAGGTCACTCATCTCTACAACAATATGCCCCCTTAAGCCCTCTTTTACTCCAGTCAGGCTCAGTACGACACGCAAAGCTCGTGCATCACTCTGGGGGGGAATGGAGAAAATGAACGTTGAGCAAATAATTATATGAGCTGTTAACCCCAAAATAGTAAAGGTGGATAGAAGAAAATACTAACTTGGTCTGCATTTTCATCAGATGCTAAAACAATAatagcacgtgctttggaaacagAAACCTGTGGGGAGGAAAGGGCATTTCAGGTAGATATTTACATAACACATAGCAGGAAAAGAAACCATCCGAGGAGTGTATCCATAGTGGAAGATCAGAAGAATAGCTCGGTACCTTCTTCAGATCTGCTAGGATTAGAGGACTGCCGCTTCTACATATTACAGATGTTCCCATGAAGTCAAATCCTAGCTTTCCTATGTCCATCTCCATCTCTTCCTTGTCTCTTTCTGCCAGGACAACAACTACACCACCACCAATGCTTTTATTCGCTATAGCTAGCTGCTTCAGAAGAGAGCCCTGCTCCACATAGTGAAAAAAGTAGTAAACCAGTTGATTCAGTCTTTATCAATACCCAAGCAAGCAAATAAACCTCAGTGCTCAGTGCACAACTTCCCTCAGCAAGATTGGAGGATAATGTACAAAATGAAGTGCATAAAGTGACTAAAAATGGTGAAAAAAGACCAACATTTAAATTCCGAAGTTGGTTTGTCTAAAATGGAATTTAAAATACAGAATCAAGTCTTGAAAGCTTAATGTGTGTTGAATCCTAAAATATAAAACCCTACATGTCAGCATACATAACATTTCTTACAAGGATTGTTACTTATTATTGATACTAAAGCAATATTTCATCAGAACATTACCAGCTTGTCGCTCCATCCGAGGATTAGTATATGGTTGACCTCTATCACCTCGCTTTTCCCCTTACGCCAAGAATCTACCTTCTCCGATATGGCATCTGACACAAGCCCGAGCATCGTGGCAAACACCAGCATGCCACCGGCACTAATCGACACGGACACAATCCTTGGACCGAGGCCAACCTGGTCAGCATGGTTTCCTGAATCTGCCACAAAAGTCCAAGAAAGCCAAAGAGCCTCCAGGAACCCACTGCCACTGACAGAATACAGCGCAATGCCGCCCGAGGCGATGAGAACTACAGTGGCGATCAGGAGGGCAAGCAGCTTCGCATACGGATGCCCTGAGAAGAACACATCAACCTTGTAAGCAATCCGCTTCTCGAGAGGCACTTCTTCCTCGGtgcttctcgccctgctggaattTTCTTTCTTACGCCGCAGCTGGTCAGCGTATTTAAAAAGGAATATCGGTATTGCCACAGCAAACATCGGAGCTAATTTCCAGCTCTCGGAGCTAACAAAGCCGGAACCAGGGTCCCCCAGAACCCAGGATGTCTCAGCAGTTTCCTCACTGTCCACAGCATCAGCACCACCACTGCATGATCTGACCTTTTCCTGCAAAGATGCAAGTGCTTATAAGCTGTCAGCGAGATCAGTTATGGTGAAACCAACTGGCACCACACAAATTTTGACAGGTGAAATAGGGAGTACCTGGAGTCCCAGCACTTTCATCCACTGCCAGAAGGCCAGGGAAGAGCTTGTGACGGTTACAACCAGCAACTGCAGCAATTAATTCACGGGGGAAATGGACCAGAATAGTAAGTCAGCTGCTGCAAATAAGGCTGGAGCTTTAAATGGCATTGCTTACTAGCAGGAGGCAGTACGGCGAGAGATCGAATCCGcgagcgcgcggcggcggcgggggcggaggcGAGAGCGGCCTCCTCTCCCCGAGCAGCGCGGACTGCTTGACCACGGAGGCCAGGGACTTCTCCTCGTCCCGCTGCGAGGCCGCCACCCTCCGCGTGGTGGCGGGATTGCTGCTAGGGTTCCggcgggcgggggcggcggcggcggcggcgggcggcggcgtctgCTGCTGgcgcggcgggcgcgggcgcgagGCGTGCGGGCCGAGGAAGGACGGGTAGCACCAGTCGCGGTCGAGCACGCCGGCGTTGGGCGCCGCGTGGGAGGGGTCGTCCACGGCGACGGTGAGCCGCCTGGGCACCTGCGGGAGGGGCGCCGCCGCCGTTGTGGTCGAGCGGCGGGCGAGGATGCCGCCGTCCCTCCCGCCCCGCCTTAtctcggcggaggcggcggcggccgcggtggcggagccggCGATGGTGCGCGATTTGGCGAGCTGCGGCCGCTGCGGGCGCGGGGCCGGGTCGTCGCGGCCGGCGCCGGggtccgcctcgccgccgtcgctcTCCGCCATTAGCAGCAGCGGAGCTCGAGCTCCCCCCCGTCCGGCGCTCGCCCAGCTGGTGGTGGCAGTAATAAGCCACTCGGCAGAATTCTTCCACTTTAACCACGTGATTAGTTATCCCGGCGACGCCAGACAGGATCAGCGGACCATGACTAgtgggccggccccacctgtcatccgccgTGGACGGTTAGTTGACCGTGACTGTGGAGTGAGCGGGGCAGCGGCGGCATGTCGTAGCTAGCTCGGCGGAGGTGGTAAGCATAAACAGCGCAACAGTAGCCGCGGGAGAGGAAGGGGGCGGCGATCGTGGCGCCGTGGCGGAGGCAGCGCACGTGCGGCGCGCGTGGGCAGCCGCAAAGGCAGCCGGAGCACAACACCAACAGCGACGGATGGATCCCCCGTCCCGTCCCGTGCGGTGATCTGATCTCTCTTCCTTTTCATTTCCGCGCGTAAAACCGCCGGACCGGGCCTGGGTCATGTGGAGCTGGTGGGAGGTCGGGCGATCTGGTCCGTCCGCCGCTCCACTTGGTGGCGAAGGCGCCGGATCTCGGCCGTCCGTCGGCGAATCGCCGGACCGGACGAAACTTTGCCGGGCAGCTTGTTGcagggagaaaaaaaagaaagtTTGGTTAACTGCTATTTTTTCCGAATGTAGTTAACTGCTTAGCTGGCGGTGTAATTTCCTTTGTGTTAGCATGAGAGCATGTGCTCGCGCGTTGTTAATTTCAGGACAGAACTTTCCATCCCTGATTGGAGCAGTAATTCGTTTGTTTATTGCAGCGGCGGCAACAGAGCACATGTCCTGGTgtgtgtttttttttttgcgaattccTGGTATTTTTTTTTCGGTTGCTTGCTTTCTTGCTACTTGCTAGCGTAGCGAGCATCCAAGGAGCACGCAAgtaaatttttttcctttttagttcgCCCTAAAAGAGCtattttctattttccttttttgtAATCGTCCATTTTCCCTTCAGAGAATACCGTTTTGGCAATCTATATTGTAATTTTCTTTTTTGCGAAAATGATTCAGATCTATAATCAAAGTTCACCGGAAGTACAAACCACCTCAAGCAtgataaaaattacattgagattttGAGACCACCAAACACCGCTACCGTCGTTAGAATGAGCCGCCGACGCGCCGCTATTGCCGCTcccctaccggagccggcttgaccttgtcgatgacagtcgggaagtcttcatgcacgtgaccctaaggaccagcgccctgGAGTCGCAGTGTCGTCGTTGAACCCCCTGAATAGATCTGAAacacctgacaccaaatctcgccacatgacgagaaaccctaacctcactgTCCAAAGGAGGTTGCAGGAGTCTACGCTGGAGCTCTGTCGACTACGTCCAGATGAATGGACTCGAGGAGGATCGGAGTCCgaaagacaaactcgaagaagaagtttcaccatccgTCCGTCGCACCTGCAAGAACtaaaaaaccctaacctaaactactaactagggcggaggcaccgggattcccctccccgccaccggccTCTAGAGCGGCGcagaggggaggcgaatccacgggCTCGACGGCGAAGTCCAGAAGGGAGAATTTACCCTAGCcgtactttttttttcaaaaaataactACATGTCTCTACTATCCTATAAATTGGAGTTGGTGGTGAGTTCTCTCCCCCGAGCCACCCCTATCTTCCTCATCCATCTAGAACCCACCAGACCCTCCAATTGATGAGAGAAAAATAAAATCATACTATATTGCAATGGTGCTCTCATCGCTGCCATAGTTACGCAAGTGCGGCGTTGGCTACTTAATTGAGTTTCTTCTCATAGTATTACAGGATGCAGTTTCTTCTTGTATACAACTAATACAATGCAGTTGAATCATTTTTGTGGTTTCGTAGTAATGCATGAACCATGTTCTAGTCTACTAGTAATACTAGAAACTACTCAACAACGAGATACAAGTGGATACAAGGCGACCCTTCTCTGAGAAGAAGATACAGTGAGACCCTAACTGCCACATTTTTGTACATAGAATCTACACCGGCCTGAATTGTCTTCAGGAGGCTTTATATGGCATGTGCCAGCCTGAATCGCCTTCAAGAGGCTTTATAAACAGTACTAGGAACTCGCCTACAACGAGACAAAGGCTTCACTATTCGCATGTCGATCGAGACTTGGTCCTAACTTAGCGGGTGTGGATAAAGATGGCAAAATGGGACCCACGACATCTGGATGACCTGACCCATGAGAACACATCCTCGATGGCTCCATTCCGACATCAAAGAAGATGCCTCCATGACCAGGAAGGAGCCAAAGGACTTACTTATAGGAAACGACATCACCACCATGGCTCCGCTGCTTGGACACCAATACCTATAAAGAACAAACAACACACTTTGTGAAAatcacccccacccccaccaccgtTGAGCACACATGCAAACTATCGGAGGTGAGTGGACGCGCTAGATATCCGGCGTGGAGAGATGAGA from Triticum aestivum cultivar Chinese Spring chromosome 3B, IWGSC CS RefSeq v2.1, whole genome shotgun sequence includes these protein-coding regions:
- the LOC123071567 gene encoding serine/threonine-protein kinase SAPK4 produces the protein MEKYEAVRDIGSGNFGVARLMRNRETRELVAVKCIERGHRIDENVYREIINHRSLRHPNIIRFKEVVLTPTNLMIVMEFAAGGELFERICDRGRFSEDEARYFFQQLICGVSYCHHMQICHRDLKLENVLLDGSAAPRLKICDFGYSKSSVLHSRPKSAVGTPAYIAPEVLSRREYDGKLADVWSCGVTLYVMLVGGYPFEDQDDPKNIRKTIQRIMSVQYTIPDHVHISMECRQLMARIFVNVPSKRITMREIKNHPWFLKNLPRELTETAQAMYFRRDNAVPSFSEQTSEEIMKIVQEARTMPKSSRPSYGWGDEGSDDEEEKEEEERPEVAEEEEEDEYDKRVKEVHASGELRMSSLRIS
- the LOC123071565 gene encoding probable ion channel POLLUX isoform X1, with the protein product MAESDGGEADPGAGRDDPAPRPQRPQLAKSRTIAGSATAAAAASAEIRRGGRDGGILARRSTTTAAAPLPQVPRRLTVAVDDPSHAAPNAGVLDRDWCYPSFLGPHASRPRPPRQQQTPPPAAAAAAPARRNPSSNPATTRRVAASQRDEEKSLASVVKQSALLGERRPLSPPPPPPPRARGFDLSPYCLLLLLVVTVTSSSLAFWQWMKVLGLQEKVRSCSGGADAVDSEETAETSWVLGDPGSGFVSSESWKLAPMFAVAIPIFLFKYADQLRRKKENSSRARSTEEEVPLEKRIAYKVDVFFSGHPYAKLLALLIATVVLIASGGIALYSVSGSGFLEALWLSWTFVADSGNHADQVGLGPRIVSVSISAGGMLVFATMLGLVSDAISEKVDSWRKGKSEVIEVNHILILGWSDKLGSLLKQLAIANKSIGGGVVVVLAERDKEEMEMDIGKLGFDFMGTSVICRSGSPLILADLKKVSVSKARAIIVLASDENADQSDARALRVVLSLTGVKEGLRGHIVVEMSDLDNEPLVKLVGGELIETVVAHDVIGRLMIQCALQPGLAQIWEDILGFENAEFYIKRWPELDGMRFGDVLISFPDAVPCGVKLASRFGSILMNPDDDYVLREGDEILVIAEDDDTYAPAPLPEVHKGFLPNVPTPPKYPEKILFCGWRRDIHDMIMVLEAFLAPGSELWMFNEVPEKARETKLTDGGMDILGLTNIKLVHKEGNAVIRRHLESLPLETFDSILILADESVEDSIVQSDSRSLATLLLIRDVQSKRLPSKESKSPLHHNGFSHSSWIRKMQHASDKSIIISEILDSRTRNLVSVSKISDYVLSNELVSMALAMVAEDKQINRVLEELFAEEGNEMCIRSAEFYLYEQEELSFLDIMVRARERDEIVIGYRLANTDEAIINPEHKSEIKKWSLDDVFVVIAKGD
- the LOC123071565 gene encoding probable ion channel POLLUX isoform X2; protein product: MAESDGGEADPGAGRDDPAPRPQRPQLAKSRTIAGSATAAAAASAEIRRGGRDGGILARRSTTTAAAPLPQVPRRLTVAVDDPSHAAPNAGVLDRDWCYPSFLGPHASRPRPPRQQQTPPPAAAAAAPARRNPSSNPATTRRVAASQRDEEKSLASVVKQSALLGERRPLSPPPPPPPRARGFDLSPYCLLLLLVVTVTSSSLAFWQWMKVLGLQEKVRSCSGGADAVDSEETAETSWVLGDPGSGFVSSESWKLAPMFAVAIPIFLFKYADQLRRKKENSSRARSTEEEVPLEKRIAYKVDVFFSGHPYAKLLALLIATVVLIASGGIALYSVSGSGFLEALWLSWTFVADSGNHADQVGLGPRIVSVSISAGGMLVFATMLGLVSDAISEKVDSWRKGKSEVIEVNHILILGWSDKLGSLLKQLAIANKSIGGGVVVVLAERDKEEMEMDIGKLGFDFMGTSVICRSGSPLILADLKKVSVSKARAIIVLASDENADQSDARALRVVLSLTGVKEGLRGHIVVEMSDLDNEPLVKLVGGELIETVVAHDVIGRLMIQCALQPGLAQIWEDILGFENAEFYIKRWPELDGMRFGDVLISFPDAVPCGVKLASRFGSILMNPDDDYVLREGDEILVIAEDDDTYAPAPLPEVHKGFLPNVPTPPKYPEKILFCGWRRDIHDMIMVLEAFLAPGSELWMFNEVPEKARETKLTDGGMDILGLTNIKLVHKEGNAVIRRHLESLPLETFDSMSQWRTPLYNQIHGP